A genomic region of Sander lucioperca isolate FBNREF2018 chromosome 6, SLUC_FBN_1.2, whole genome shotgun sequence contains the following coding sequences:
- the lhfpl5a gene encoding LHFPL tetraspan subfamily member 5 protein, translating to MLPAQEAAKIYHTNYVRNARAVGVLWTVFTITFSIITVVVFIQPYWIGDSVNTPQAGYFGLFHYCIGNALTSELTCKGSALDFGSIPSGAFKTAMFFVGISMLLVVGSIVCFSLFFFCNAGSVYKICAWMQLASSTCMVIGCMIYPDGWDSDEVKRMCGQRTDKYTLGNCTVRWAYILAIISIMDSLVLSFLAFSLGNRQDKLLPEDFQVEEKDNA from the exons ATGCTCCCGGCTCAGGAGGCCGCTAAAATCTACCACACCAACTACGTGCGTAACGCTCGGGCCGTGGGCGTGCTGTGGACGGTTTTCACCATCACGTTCTCCATAATCACCGTGGTGGTGTTCATCCAGCCATACTGGATCGGGGACAGCGTCAACACGCCACAGGCCGGATATTTTGGCCTCTTCCACTACTGCATCGGGAACGCCCTCACCTCGGAGCTCACCTGCAAAGGGAGCGCGCTGGACTTCGGCTCCATCCCGTCTGGCGCGTTCAAGACGGCCATGTTCTTCGTGGGGATCTCCATGCTGCTGGTAGTGGGCAGCATCGTCTGCTTcagcctcttcttcttctgcaatGCGGGGAGCGTCTACAAGATCTGCGCGTGGATGCAGCTGGCCTCCA GCACATGCATGGTGATTGGCTGTATGATCTATCCTGACGGCTGGGACTCGGACGAGGTGAAGCGCATGTGTGGCCAGCGGACCGACAAATACACCCTGGGCAACTGCACGGTGCGCTGGGCCTACATCCTGGCCATCATCAGCATTATGGACTCGCTAGTCCTCTCCTTCCTGGCCTTCAGCCTGGGCAACCGGCAGGACAAGCTTCTGCCAGAGGACTTCCAGGTGGAGGAGAAAG ATAACGCCTAG